Proteins encoded in a region of the Flavobacteriaceae bacterium HL-DH10 genome:
- a CDS encoding ATP-dependent Clp protease ATP-binding subunit, producing MDDNFSPRVKDVIAYSKEEALRLGHDFIGTEHLMLGLLRDGDGKAISILNALDIDLNHLRRKVEILSPANPNVTTTSNQKKNLHLTRQAERALKTTFLEAKLFQSTSINTAHLLLCILRNENDPTTKLLNKLKVDYDNVKEQFKFMITNDNNYIEPKAESFQDDDAATEGDASKDNIFNAPAGKTNKKSKTPVLDNFGRDLTAMAEEGKLDPVVGREKEIQRVSQVLSRRKKNNPLLIGEPGVGKSAIAEGLALRIVKRKVSRILFNKRVVTLDLASLVAGTKYRGQFEERMKAVMNELEKNDDVILFIDEIHTIVGAGGATGSLDASNMFKPALARGEIQCIGATTLDEYRQYIEKDGALERRFQKVIVEPTTVEETIEILNNIKGKYEEHHNVDYTPEAIEACVKLTNRYMTERFLPDKAIDALDEAGSRVHITNIEVPKQIIELEKQLETVKETKNSVVKKQKYEEAAKLRDDEKRIEKELAIAQEKWEEDTKQHREIVTEDNVADVVSMMTGVPVNRIAQTEINKLAELPNLIKGKVIGQDEAVAKVVKAIQRNRAGLKDPNKPIGSFIFLGQTGVGKTQLAKVLSRELFDSEDSLVRIDMSEYMEKFAISRLIGAPPGYVGYEEGGQLTEKVRRKPYAVILLDEIEKAHPDVFNMLLQVLDDGYLTDSLGRKIDFRNTIIIMTSNIGARKIKDFGTGIGFGTASQKAQEDANTRSIIENALKKSFAPEFLNRIDDVVVFNALEKEDINKIIDIELEKLLLRIKLLGYNLTITESAKDYIADKGFDKQYGARPLKRAIQKYVEDALAEEIVASNLQEGDNIKIDLDKESEELKITIDKSEKPTES from the coding sequence ATGGATGATAATTTTTCCCCAAGAGTAAAAGATGTAATTGCCTATAGCAAAGAAGAAGCTTTGCGATTAGGTCATGACTTTATTGGTACCGAGCATTTGATGCTAGGGCTTTTACGTGATGGAGACGGCAAAGCTATTAGTATATTAAATGCCCTAGATATTGATTTAAATCATTTAAGACGTAAAGTAGAAATACTAAGTCCTGCAAACCCTAATGTAACGACAACTTCTAATCAGAAAAAGAATTTACACCTTACTAGACAAGCAGAACGGGCTTTAAAAACAACTTTTTTAGAAGCTAAATTATTTCAAAGTACATCAATAAATACAGCGCATTTACTGCTTTGTATTTTAAGAAATGAAAACGACCCCACTACCAAGCTTTTAAATAAGCTAAAAGTTGATTACGATAATGTTAAAGAACAATTTAAATTTATGATCACAAACGACAATAACTATATAGAGCCCAAAGCAGAATCTTTTCAAGATGATGATGCGGCTACTGAAGGAGACGCTTCAAAAGACAATATATTTAATGCGCCTGCAGGTAAAACTAATAAGAAGTCTAAAACACCTGTTTTAGATAATTTTGGACGTGATTTAACAGCTATGGCTGAAGAAGGTAAGTTAGACCCTGTTGTTGGTCGTGAAAAAGAAATACAACGTGTATCTCAAGTTTTAAGTAGGCGAAAGAAAAACAATCCGCTTTTAATTGGAGAGCCAGGTGTTGGTAAATCTGCTATTGCCGAAGGATTAGCGCTTAGAATTGTAAAAAGAAAAGTATCTAGAATCCTTTTTAATAAACGCGTAGTTACTTTAGATTTAGCAAGTTTAGTTGCTGGAACCAAATATCGTGGACAATTTGAAGAGCGTATGAAAGCCGTAATGAACGAGCTTGAAAAAAATGACGATGTTATTCTGTTTATTGATGAAATTCATACCATTGTTGGTGCTGGAGGAGCAACAGGAAGTTTAGATGCTTCAAACATGTTTAAACCTGCTTTAGCTAGAGGTGAAATACAATGTATTGGTGCAACAACCTTAGATGAATACAGACAATACATTGAAAAGGATGGTGCTTTAGAACGTCGTTTTCAAAAAGTGATTGTTGAACCTACAACAGTAGAAGAAACAATAGAGATTCTTAATAATATAAAAGGAAAATACGAAGAGCATCATAATGTTGATTACACACCTGAAGCTATTGAAGCCTGTGTAAAGTTAACAAATCGTTATATGACCGAACGCTTTCTTCCAGATAAAGCTATTGATGCTTTAGATGAAGCAGGATCACGGGTTCATATTACTAATATTGAAGTGCCTAAACAAATTATTGAATTAGAAAAACAACTTGAAACGGTTAAAGAAACTAAAAACTCGGTTGTTAAAAAACAAAAATATGAAGAAGCTGCAAAGCTTAGAGATGATGAAAAACGAATAGAAAAAGAACTTGCCATTGCGCAAGAAAAATGGGAAGAAGACACGAAGCAACATCGCGAAATAGTAACGGAAGATAATGTTGCTGATGTCGTTTCTATGATGACTGGTGTACCAGTAAACAGAATTGCTCAAACGGAAATTAATAAATTGGCTGAACTTCCAAATCTTATAAAAGGTAAAGTAATTGGTCAAGATGAAGCCGTTGCTAAAGTAGTTAAAGCCATTCAGCGTAATCGTGCCGGACTTAAAGATCCTAATAAGCCAATTGGATCATTTATATTTTTAGGACAAACAGGTGTAGGTAAAACACAGTTAGCTAAGGTATTATCTCGTGAGTTATTTGATAGTGAAGATTCACTTGTTCGAATAGACATGAGTGAATACATGGAGAAATTCGCTATTTCTAGATTAATTGGCGCACCTCCAGGATATGTAGGATACGAAGAAGGAGGACAACTTACCGAAAAAGTAAGACGCAAACCTTATGCTGTCATTCTATTAGATGAAATTGAAAAAGCACATCCAGATGTTTTTAACATGCTCTTACAGGTACTAGACGACGGTTACTTAACAGATAGTTTAGGTAGAAAAATAGATTTTAGAAATACTATTATCATTATGACTTCTAATATTGGAGCTCGTAAAATTAAAGATTTTGGTACTGGTATTGGTTTTGGAACTGCTTCACAAAAAGCCCAAGAAGACGCTAATACTAGAAGTATTATTGAAAATGCTCTAAAAAAATCGTTTGCTCCTGAATTCTTAAATAGAATTGATGACGTTGTTGTGTTTAACGCATTAGAAAAAGAAGATATCAATAAAATTATCGATATCGAATTAGAAAAACTTCTTCTTAGAATTAAACTTTTAGGCTACAACTTAACAATTACAGAAAGTGCTAAAGATTATATTGCCGACAAAGGTTTCGACAAACAGTATGGAGCGCGTCCTTTAAAAAGAGCCATTCAAAAATATGTTGAAGATGCTTTAGCTGAAGAAATTGTAGCATCCAATCTTCAAGAAGGCGATAATATAAAAATTGATTTAGATAAAGAATCTGAAGAATTAAAAATTACCATTGATAAATCTGAAAAACCAACAGAGTCTTAA
- a CDS encoding tetratricopeptide repeat protein, with the protein MKKQIIIALAFSISAFSFAQKKELKAVEKAIKGSNYAEAKAALKQAEGLMSEMDEKSKTKYYYLLGQALYAGGAGSMEDVDGALESLEKAKGAYGSEIATLKQEMVNGMLTKGNESYEKKEYSLASKYFEKSYRLSQKDTLFLYYAAATAVNVQEFDRALGLYEELKNLGYTGVKKEYFATNNETGEEEVLEKSTRDLYVKAKSHINPGERLTESKKPEIVKNVALIYVSQGNNEKAIEAMKAARAESPDDINLILSEANVHYKMGNMDEFKKLLEKATQMDPGNAELQYNLGVVSAEANHIEEAKGYYEKTIELDPNYINAYINLSALVLAGEEPLIKEMNGLGTSKADDKRYDELRDQRQNIYREAIPYLAKAIEIDAKNLSASKTLMNIYSILGETDKYKSLKETVDALEAN; encoded by the coding sequence ATGAAAAAACAAATTATTATAGCTTTAGCATTTTCAATAAGTGCATTTTCATTTGCGCAAAAAAAAGAATTGAAGGCGGTTGAAAAAGCTATTAAAGGAAGCAACTATGCAGAAGCTAAAGCAGCTTTAAAACAAGCTGAAGGCTTAATGTCTGAAATGGACGAGAAAAGTAAGACAAAGTATTATTATTTATTGGGGCAAGCTCTTTATGCAGGCGGTGCAGGATCAATGGAGGATGTAGATGGTGCCTTAGAAAGCTTAGAAAAAGCAAAAGGAGCTTATGGTTCAGAGATTGCTACTTTAAAGCAAGAGATGGTAAATGGAATGTTGACTAAGGGGAATGAGTCTTATGAGAAAAAAGAATACTCTTTAGCGTCTAAGTATTTTGAAAAATCATATAGATTAAGTCAAAAAGATACTTTATTTCTTTATTATGCAGCAGCAACAGCTGTTAATGTTCAAGAATTTGATAGAGCTTTAGGTTTATATGAAGAATTAAAAAACTTAGGTTATACAGGTGTTAAAAAAGAATATTTTGCAACAAATAATGAAACTGGAGAAGAAGAAGTTTTAGAAAAATCAACACGAGATCTTTATGTTAAAGCAAAAAGTCATATTAATCCAGGAGAACGTTTAACAGAGTCTAAAAAACCAGAAATTGTTAAAAATGTAGCACTTATTTATGTTAGTCAAGGTAATAATGAAAAAGCTATTGAAGCAATGAAAGCTGCAAGAGCAGAAAGTCCTGATGATATTAACTTAATTCTTAGTGAAGCGAATGTTCATTATAAAATGGGAAATATGGATGAGTTTAAAAAGCTTTTAGAAAAAGCGACTCAAATGGATCCTGGAAATGCAGAGCTTCAGTATAACTTAGGTGTTGTATCTGCCGAAGCTAATCATATAGAAGAGGCTAAAGGATACTATGAAAAAACTATCGAATTAGATCCTAATTATATTAACGCATACATAAATTTATCTGCTCTAGTATTAGCCGGAGAGGAGCCTCTTATTAAAGAGATGAATGGTTTAGGAACTTCAAAAGCAGATGATAAAAGATATGATGAGTTAAGAGATCAGCGTCAAAATATTTATAGAGAAGCAATTCCTTATTTAGCAAAAGCGATAGAAATTGATGCTAAAAACCTTAGTGCGTCAAAAACATTGATGAATATTTATAGCATCTTAGGAGAAACAGATAAATATAAGAGTCTTAAAGAGACCGTTGATGCTTTAGAAGCAAACTAA
- a CDS encoding C40 family peptidase, translating to MQYGICNLSIVPLRKEATDTSELVSQVLYGDIFKILEQRKNWSKIRLAFDSYEGWIDNKQYLETTEEQYKYLHKETPKLCIDLVEFIQDTNQQLHPIVLGSTLNALSILNHSHDGNIVEGKAPKENIIQSAFLYLNAPYLWGGKTPFGIDCSGFTQMVYKLNGYKLLRDASQQATQGEALSFIEESEPGDLAFFDNNEGVITHVGIIMKDNYIIHAHGKVRIDRLDHSGIYNVDKKMHTHKLRVIKKVI from the coding sequence ATGCAGTACGGTATTTGTAATTTAAGCATTGTTCCTCTTAGAAAAGAAGCCACTGACACCAGTGAACTTGTATCTCAAGTGTTATATGGCGACATTTTTAAAATTTTAGAACAACGTAAAAATTGGAGTAAAATAAGACTTGCTTTCGATTCTTATGAAGGCTGGATAGATAATAAACAATACTTAGAAACTACAGAAGAACAATACAAATATTTACATAAAGAAACTCCGAAACTTTGTATTGATTTAGTTGAATTTATACAAGACACTAACCAGCAATTACACCCTATTGTATTAGGGTCTACACTAAATGCTTTATCTATTTTAAACCATTCACATGATGGTAATATTGTTGAAGGAAAAGCGCCAAAAGAAAATATAATACAATCAGCTTTTTTATATTTAAACGCGCCTTATTTATGGGGTGGGAAAACGCCTTTCGGAATTGATTGTTCTGGTTTTACACAAATGGTATATAAACTTAATGGCTATAAACTATTACGTGATGCGTCACAACAAGCTACTCAAGGAGAAGCCTTAAGTTTTATTGAAGAAAGTGAACCTGGAGATTTAGCTTTTTTTGATAATAACGAAGGTGTTATAACCCATGTTGGCATTATCATGAAAGACAACTACATAATACATGCTCATGGCAAAGTTAGAATTGACAGATTAGACCACTCAGGCATATACAATGTAGATAAAAAAATGCACACACATAAATTACGTGTTATTAAAAAAGTGATATAA
- the gyrA gene encoding DNA gyrase subunit A, which yields MAEGEKLIPINIEDEMKSAYIDYSMSVIVSRALPDVRDGLKPVHRRVLYGMHELGVRANTAHKKSARIVGEVLGKYHPHGDTSVYDAMVRMAQEWSLRYMLVDGQGNFGSIDGDSPAAMRYTEARMRKISEDMLADIDKETVDHKLNFDDTLQEPTVLPTRIPGLLVNGASGIAVGMATNMPPHNLTEVVNGTIAYIENNDIEIDELITHVKAPDFPTGGTIYGYDGVKEAFHTGRGRIVMRAKANIEEVNGRECIIVDEIPYQVNKADMIKKTADLVNEKKMDGIATIRDESDRNGMRIVYVLKRDAIPNIVLNKLYKYTALQSSFSVNNIALVNGRPQLLNLKELIHYFVEHRHEVVVRRTTYELRKAEERAHILEGLIIASDNIDEVIKIIRASSNADEARNNLIERFKLSEIQAKAIVEMRLRQLTGLEQDKLRSEYDEIMKTIIDLKDILDRKDRRMDIIKGELEVVREKYGDERRSIIEYAGGDLSIEDMIPDEKVVITISHAGYIKRTSLTEYKTQNRGGVGQKASTTRNEDFLEHLFVGTNHQYMLFFTQKGKCFWMRVYEIPEGSKTSKGRAIQNLINIEQDDKVMAFICTQDLKDEAYINSHYVIMATKKGQVKKTSLEQYSRPRTNGINAITIKDDDVLLEAKLTTGESQVMLALKSGKAIRFEEAKTRPMGRSASGVRGIRLQDEETDEVVGMIAVDDMESDVLVVSENGYGKRSSLEDYRITNRGGKGVKTISITEKTGNLVSIKNVTDEDDLMIINKSGIAIRMAVQDLRVMGRATQGVKLINLKGNDSIAAVAKVMHDEDEVEAVEPIENTGDVEGGTTLDNNQEEEDINTEN from the coding sequence ATGGCAGAAGGAGAAAAATTGATCCCTATTAATATTGAAGATGAGATGAAATCGGCTTACATTGATTATTCAATGTCGGTCATTGTGTCACGTGCTTTACCAGATGTAAGAGATGGTTTAAAACCTGTTCACAGACGTGTACTTTATGGTATGCACGAACTAGGTGTTAGAGCAAATACGGCGCATAAAAAGTCGGCAAGAATAGTTGGAGAGGTTTTAGGTAAGTATCACCCTCACGGCGATACATCGGTATATGATGCTATGGTGCGTATGGCTCAAGAATGGAGTTTACGTTATATGTTGGTTGATGGACAAGGGAACTTTGGTTCAATAGATGGAGATAGTCCAGCAGCAATGCGTTATACTGAAGCACGTATGCGTAAAATATCTGAAGACATGTTGGCAGATATTGATAAAGAAACTGTAGATCATAAATTAAATTTTGATGATACTTTACAAGAACCAACTGTTTTACCAACTCGTATTCCTGGACTTTTAGTTAATGGAGCCTCAGGTATTGCAGTAGGTATGGCAACTAATATGCCTCCTCATAATTTAACAGAGGTTGTTAATGGAACCATTGCCTATATAGAAAATAATGATATTGAAATTGATGAGTTAATAACACATGTTAAAGCTCCAGATTTTCCAACAGGAGGAACTATTTATGGTTATGATGGTGTAAAGGAAGCTTTTCATACTGGTAGAGGACGTATTGTTATGCGTGCAAAAGCCAATATAGAAGAGGTTAATGGACGCGAGTGTATTATCGTTGATGAGATTCCATACCAAGTTAATAAAGCAGATATGATTAAGAAAACTGCTGATTTGGTTAATGAAAAAAAGATGGATGGTATTGCTACCATTCGTGATGAATCTGATAGAAATGGTATGCGTATAGTGTACGTTTTAAAGCGCGATGCTATTCCAAATATCGTGTTAAATAAATTATATAAATACACGGCGTTACAATCCTCATTTAGTGTGAATAACATCGCATTGGTTAATGGACGACCGCAGTTGTTAAACTTAAAAGAATTAATACATTATTTTGTTGAGCATAGACATGAAGTTGTTGTAAGAAGAACAACTTACGAATTGCGTAAAGCGGAAGAACGTGCTCATATTTTAGAAGGATTAATTATTGCTTCAGATAATATAGATGAAGTTATTAAAATAATTAGAGCTTCTTCAAATGCTGATGAAGCTAGAAATAATTTAATTGAACGTTTTAAGCTATCTGAAATACAAGCAAAAGCTATAGTTGAGATGCGTCTGCGTCAATTAACAGGCTTAGAGCAAGATAAATTGCGTTCTGAGTATGATGAGATCATGAAAACCATTATCGACTTAAAAGATATCTTAGACAGGAAGGATCGTCGTATGGATATTATTAAAGGCGAATTAGAAGTCGTTAGAGAAAAGTATGGTGATGAGCGTCGTTCAATTATTGAGTATGCTGGTGGAGATTTAAGTATTGAAGATATGATTCCTGATGAAAAAGTGGTTATTACTATTTCACATGCGGGTTACATTAAACGTACTTCACTTACAGAATATAAAACACAAAACAGAGGAGGTGTTGGACAAAAAGCATCAACAACTCGTAATGAAGATTTCCTAGAGCATTTATTTGTTGGTACAAACCATCAGTATATGTTGTTCTTTACTCAAAAAGGAAAATGTTTCTGGATGCGTGTTTATGAAATTCCAGAAGGTAGTAAAACATCAAAAGGAAGAGCTATTCAAAACCTTATAAATATTGAACAAGATGATAAAGTGATGGCTTTCATTTGTACTCAAGATTTAAAAGATGAAGCGTATATTAATAGTCATTATGTAATCATGGCGACTAAAAAAGGTCAGGTTAAGAAAACATCACTTGAACAATATTCTCGCCCAAGAACAAATGGTATTAACGCCATTACAATTAAAGATGATGATGTTTTATTAGAAGCTAAGTTAACCACTGGAGAAAGTCAAGTGATGTTAGCATTAAAATCTGGTAAAGCTATTCGTTTTGAAGAAGCTAAAACACGACCTATGGGACGTAGTGCTTCAGGAGTAAGAGGTATTCGTTTACAAGATGAGGAAACTGATGAAGTTGTTGGAATGATTGCTGTTGATGATATGGAAAGCGATGTGCTTGTGGTTTCTGAAAACGGTTATGGAAAACGTTCTAGCTTAGAGGATTATAGAATTACTAATCGTGGAGGAAAAGGAGTGAAAACCATTTCTATTACTGAAAAAACTGGAAATCTAGTATCTATTAAAAATGTTACTGACGAAGACGATTTAATGATAATTAATAAGTCAGGAATTGCTATACGTATGGCGGTTCAAGATTTAAGAGTTATGGGTAGAGCAACACAAGGTGTTAAATTAATAAACCTTAAAGGTAATGATTCTATAGCAGCGGTTGCAAAAGTAATGCATGATGAAGATGAAGTTGAAGCCGTTGAACCTATTGAGAACACTGGAGATGTAGAAGGTGGCACAACTCTTGATAATAATCAAGAAGAAGAAGATATTAACACTGAAAATTAA
- a CDS encoding Lrp/AsnC family transcriptional regulator encodes MSLIENNSPIQLDEIDNRILKLLQAKSNLTTKELAVKVNLSTTPVFERVKKLERAGYIKRYIAVLDAVKLNKGLMVFCNVTLKEHTRDIGNQFVKDILSLKQVVECYNISGDYDFFLKILVSDMKEYQNFVLDYLGNIKNIGSTHSTFVMGEIKNSYAVPI; translated from the coding sequence ATGAGTTTAATAGAAAATAATTCCCCAATCCAACTTGATGAGATTGATAATAGAATTTTAAAGTTGTTGCAAGCCAAGTCTAATCTAACCACAAAAGAATTGGCGGTTAAAGTTAATTTATCGACCACACCTGTTTTTGAACGTGTAAAAAAGTTGGAAAGAGCGGGGTACATAAAACGCTATATAGCCGTTTTGGATGCTGTAAAACTAAATAAAGGTTTGATGGTGTTTTGTAATGTTACCTTAAAGGAGCATACGCGGGATATAGGAAACCAGTTCGTGAAAGATATTTTGTCTTTAAAACAAGTGGTGGAGTGTTACAACATTTCAGGTGATTATGATTTCTTTCTAAAAATATTAGTGAGCGATATGAAAGAATATCAGAATTTTGTTTTAGACTATTTGGGGAATATAAAAAACATTGGAAGTACGCATAGTACCTTTGTAATGGGTGAGATTAAGAATTCGTACGCGGTTCCAATTTAA
- the metE gene encoding 5-methyltetrahydropteroyltriglutamate--homocysteine S-methyltransferase, translating into MKTTILGYPRIGAQRELKKACEAFWSGKIEEKSLLKIAANIKRQNWLQQNELGIDLIPSNDFSLYDQVLDTCLTLGCIPVRYKNINKNNALELYFSMARGLQNKNIDVTAMEMTKWFDTNYHYIVPEFEKEQTFKFFSKKIINEYKEALELGIKTKPVLIGPVTFLLLGKEKETGFHRLDLLDKLLPVYLEIIQELTNLDVEYIQFDEPCLALNLTDKERQAIKLTYTTINTKFPKLKIYLANYFDCYDKNLTTVLQLPIDTLHLDLTRCSMQLSDILESEHFNPSIKLSLGLVDGRNIWKNDFEASLKTIEKALTKVSSDNLWISSSCSLLHTPYDLDLETNLQPEIKQWLAFAKQKLEEISTLKNLSLPENEPYLSLYEENKLANINRSNSKLIHNKVVKERVSGLKELDSHRKNNFTVRQSKQKQALNLPLFPTTTIGSFPQTKEVRSWRLKLKKGLLSQEEYDILIAKEIKYSISFQESIGLDVIVHGEFERNDMVEYFGEKLNGFAFSDFGWVQSYGSRCVKPPILFGDVSRDNPMTVKWSTYAQSLTKRPLKGMLTGPVTILQWSFVRNDQPRETTCNQIALAIRDEVVDLEKNGLKVVQIDEPAIREGLPLRKEEWTKYLNWAVKAFRISASGVQDDTQIHTHMCYSEFNDIIASIANMDADVITIETSRSEMELLNAFVDFEYPNEIGPGVYDIHSPRVPSLEEIENLLLKAKKVLPVEHIWVNPDCGLKTRDWPETKKALENIVQAARNLRKLEI; encoded by the coding sequence ATGAAAACTACCATTTTAGGTTATCCAAGAATTGGCGCTCAACGAGAATTAAAAAAAGCCTGCGAAGCGTTTTGGTCAGGAAAAATTGAAGAGAAAAGCTTGTTAAAAATAGCCGCTAACATAAAAAGACAAAACTGGCTGCAGCAAAACGAATTGGGCATCGATTTAATCCCATCAAATGATTTTTCGCTCTATGATCAAGTTTTAGACACCTGTTTAACACTAGGATGTATTCCTGTTCGCTACAAAAACATCAACAAAAATAATGCTTTAGAGTTGTACTTTTCTATGGCTCGTGGTTTACAAAACAAAAACATTGATGTAACAGCTATGGAAATGACCAAATGGTTTGACACAAACTATCATTACATCGTACCAGAGTTTGAAAAAGAACAAACTTTCAAATTCTTTTCTAAAAAAATCATTAATGAATATAAGGAAGCATTAGAATTAGGCATTAAAACAAAACCCGTTTTAATTGGTCCCGTTACCTTTCTTTTATTAGGAAAAGAAAAAGAAACTGGGTTCCACAGATTAGATCTTTTAGACAAACTATTGCCTGTTTACCTTGAAATTATTCAAGAATTAACCAACTTAGACGTTGAATACATACAGTTTGATGAACCCTGCTTAGCATTAAACCTTACCGACAAGGAGCGTCAAGCCATTAAATTAACTTACACAACAATAAACACTAAGTTTCCCAAGTTAAAAATATATCTGGCTAACTATTTCGATTGCTACGACAAGAACTTAACTACCGTACTCCAATTGCCTATAGATACCTTACATTTAGATTTGACAAGATGTTCTATGCAACTAAGTGATATTTTAGAATCCGAGCATTTTAACCCGAGCATTAAACTTTCTTTAGGTCTTGTTGATGGAAGAAATATCTGGAAAAATGATTTTGAAGCTTCATTAAAAACCATTGAGAAGGCTTTAACAAAAGTGTCTTCTGATAATTTATGGATTTCTTCTTCATGTTCTTTATTACACACCCCATACGATTTAGATTTAGAAACTAATCTACAACCTGAAATCAAGCAATGGCTAGCTTTTGCCAAACAAAAATTAGAGGAAATCAGCACATTAAAAAACCTCTCTTTACCAGAAAACGAACCTTACTTATCTCTTTATGAAGAAAACAAACTAGCCAATATTAACCGTAGTAATTCTAAGTTAATTCACAATAAAGTGGTTAAGGAGCGTGTTTCTGGACTTAAAGAATTAGATAGTCATCGCAAAAACAACTTTACCGTAAGACAGTCTAAGCAAAAACAAGCCCTCAATTTACCCCTGTTTCCTACAACTACAATTGGGTCGTTCCCCCAAACTAAAGAAGTTAGAAGTTGGCGGTTAAAGTTAAAAAAAGGGCTTTTATCACAAGAAGAATACGATATTCTAATTGCAAAAGAGATTAAATACTCTATTTCCTTTCAAGAAAGCATTGGCTTAGACGTGATTGTGCATGGCGAATTTGAACGTAACGATATGGTTGAATACTTTGGTGAAAAGCTTAATGGTTTTGCATTTAGCGATTTCGGATGGGTACAAAGCTACGGCAGCCGTTGTGTAAAACCCCCTATCTTATTTGGAGATGTATCCCGAGACAACCCTATGACGGTTAAATGGTCTACCTACGCACAATCGTTAACAAAACGACCTTTAAAAGGCATGCTAACTGGACCTGTTACTATTCTTCAATGGTCCTTTGTTAGAAACGATCAACCTCGAGAAACCACATGTAATCAAATAGCCCTAGCGATTAGAGATGAAGTAGTTGATCTTGAAAAAAACGGTTTAAAAGTTGTTCAAATTGATGAACCAGCCATTAGAGAAGGATTGCCATTAAGAAAAGAAGAATGGACCAAATATCTAAACTGGGCAGTAAAAGCCTTTAGAATTTCAGCAAGTGGTGTACAAGACGATACCCAAATTCATACCCATATGTGCTATTCCGAATTTAATGATATTATAGCGAGTATTGCCAACATGGATGCCGACGTGATTACCATTGAAACCTCACGCTCTGAAATGGAGCTTCTTAATGCCTTTGTGGATTTTGAATACCCTAATGAAATAGGTCCTGGTGTTTACGATATCCATTCACCACGTGTACCCTCTCTTGAAGAAATCGAGAATTTACTTTTAAAAGCAAAAAAGGTTTTACCTGTAGAGCATATTTGGGTTAACCCAGATTGTGGTTTAAAAACCAGAGATTGGCCAGAAACAAAAAAAGCTTTAGAAAATATAGTGCAAGCAGCTAGGAACTTAAGAAAACTTGAAATATAA